The Bos indicus isolate NIAB-ARS_2022 breed Sahiwal x Tharparkar chromosome X, NIAB-ARS_B.indTharparkar_mat_pri_1.0, whole genome shotgun sequence genome has a window encoding:
- the LOC139181001 gene encoding melanoma-associated antigen B1-like → MPRGQKSKRRGREKRRQARMETKDLGNAQAAASPTPTSGSTPPGSPPAGAGQKPQGAAATSSPVAGAARPRSKARGRGQVEEHENSSRASTSAKTAPPDPLTKKAGDLVNFLLDKFKMKEPIMRIDMLKLFHKRYKTRFPEILRRATECMELAFGLELKEVKPNGYSYTLVSKIGLISNEVLSSSSEVPKNGLLMPLLSVIYLNGNRASEADVWKFLNVLGIYDGKQHVIFGDPRKLITEEWVQQNYLVYRQIPDSDPLSYEFLWGSRAYAETSKMKVLEFLAKINSTVPSAFSLHYAEALREEKRSRGRSLVRSRGAARATARSRVPPRYLSSAQ, encoded by the coding sequence ATGCCTCGGGGGCAGAAGAGCAAGCGCCGTGGGCGTGAGAAACGCCGCCAGGCACGCATGGAGACCAAGGATCTCGGGAATGCTCAGGCTGCTGCCAGCCCCACCCCTACTTCTGGGAGTACGCCCCCGGGCTCCCCACCTGCCGGTGCGGGCCAGAAGCCTCAGGGAGCTGCAGCCACTAGCTCTCCTGTTGCAGGGGCTGCACGCCCAAGATCTAAAGCACGTGGCAGGGGCCAAGTTGAGGAACATGAAAATTCTTCCCGGGCCTCAACCTCTGCTAAGACCGCTCCTCCAGATCCTCTGACCAAGAAGGCAGGAGACTTGGTAAATTTCCTGCTTGATAAGTTTAAGATGAAAGAGCCCATTATGAGGATAGATATGCTGAAGCTTTTTCACAAAAGGTACAAGACACGCTTCCCCGAGATCCTCAGGAGAGCAACTGAATGCATGGAGCTGGCATTTGGTCTTGAATTGAAGGAAGTCAAGCCGAATGGTTACTCCTATACCCTGGTCAGCAAGATAGGCCTCATCAGTAATGAAGTgctgagcagcagcagtgaggtgCCGAAGAATGGGCTTCTGATGCCTCTGCTGAGTGTGATCTACCTGAATGGCAACCGCGCCTCTGAGGCTGATGTCTGGAAGTTCCTCAATGTTCTGGGCATCTATGATGGAAAGCAGCATGTAATCTTTGGGGATCCCAGGAAGCTCATCACGGAAGAGTGGGTGCAGCAGAATTACCTGGTGTATCGTCAGATTCCCGACAGTGATCCCCTGAGCTATGAGTTCCTATGGGGCTCAAGAGCCTACGCTGAAACCAGCAAGATGAAGGTGCTGGAGTTTTTGGCCAAGATCAATAGTACCGTCCCCAGTGCTTTCTCGTTGCATTACGCTGAAGctttgagagaagaaaagagatccCGAGGCAGATCTCTAGTTAGGTCTCGTGGTGCTGCCAGGGCCACTGCCCGCTCCAGGGTCCCACCCAGATATCTGTCCAGTGCCCAGTGA